The region CAAAAAGCCGCCGGCTTATCTAAACGTCTGACGGGTTTTGTGCTGACGGGGGCCGGTGTCCCCAGAGGCGGTTGTAAGATTTGGCAAAATGGAGCAGAAATCGGTTATTTAACCAGCGGTACGTACTCTCCGCTTTTTAAAGGAATCGCAGTAGGCTATGCTCCGGCAGATTTAGCCGAAGGAGCCGAAGTAGAGATAGAAGTGCATGGGCGGAAAATTCCGGCCAAGAAAGTGAAAACACCGTTTTATAAAAATCGGGTATAAAAATTAAGGAGAATCTTATGCATACAGCAGAAAACAGTAAATATTCTAAAACCCATGAATGGGCTTATTTGGAAGGGGACGTTGCTACCGTAGGTATTAGCGAACATGCCCAACAAGAAATTGGAGATATTGTTTTTGTGGACTTGCCCAAAGTAGGCCAACAAGTGACGGCCGGACAGAATTGTTGTGTTATTGAGTCCGTTAAGTCCGCCTCTGAAATTTATGCACCGATGAGCGGTGAAATTGTGCAAGTCAATGAAGCCTTAAACACAGATCCTGCTTTGGTCAACCGTTCTGCTCATACGGACGGCTGGCTCTTTAAAATCAAAGTCTCCGCTCCGGCAGAGTATGATGCTTTGTTAGACTTAAAATCCTATCAAGAAACGCTTTAATGTGTTTTTATTTTCCCCCGTCTGATCGGCGGGGGTTTTTTAGAGGTGCTTATGTTTACGTCCAATACCCCCGAAAATGAGAAAGAAATGCTGAAAAAAATAGGTGTTTCTTCTATCAAAGAACTTTTTAAATCTATTCCCGAAAATTTATTATATCCCTCTTTTTCCATGCCGTCTGCTTTGACGGAGGATGCCTTGCACAAACATCTGCATGCTTTGGCTGGCAAAAATAAGTCTTATCTTAATTTTATCGGTGCAGGCTGTGAGGAACATTTTATCCCAGCTGCCGTTAATGCTTTGAGTTCACGTGGTGAATTTTTGACGGCGTATACTCCTTATCAGGCAGAGGCCAGTCAAGGCACTTTGCAAACTATTTATGAGTTTCAAAGCAGCATTTGTGCTTTGTTTAATATGGATGTGTGCAGCGCTTCCCATTATGACGGAGCCACCGCTTTGGCAGAGGCCTGTTTGGCTTCTGTGCGTGTAAATAATAGAAAGAAAATTTTGTTCTCTGCCGGTCTTCATCCGCATTATAAAGAAGTTTTGCACACGTATCTGAAAAATGTGCCTGAAACTGTATTGCAGGAAGTTCCTCTTAAAGATGGACTGACCGATATTCAATCTCTGCAGACGGCTTTGGGAGAGGATACGGCTTGCGTAGTCATAGCCGGCCCTAACTTTTTAGGACAGTTAGAACCCATGCAGTCTTTAAGTGATATGACGCATCAAGCGGGAGCTTTGTTCGTGGCGGTAGTAAATCCTTTGTCATTAGGTGTCTTGCAAACACCGGGTGAATATGGAGCCGATTTTGCCGTAGCCGAAGGCCAAAGTTTAGGAAATGCTATGCATTTTGGCGGTCCCGGATTGGGTATTTTTACCTGCAAACAAGCCTATGTGCGTCAAGTGCCGGGCCGTATCGTAGGTATCGCCAAAGATAAAGACGGCAAACGTAGTTTTGTCTTGACCTTACAGGCGCGTGAACAACATATTCGCCGCGAAAGAGCAGCCTCTAATATTTGTTCTAATGAAGCCCTATGTGCGCTCAATGCGGTTATTTATCTAACTTTGGTCGGTCCGGAAGGGCTGAAAGAAGTATCCTCTT is a window of Elusimicrobiaceae bacterium DNA encoding:
- the gcvH gene encoding glycine cleavage system protein GcvH; its protein translation is MHTAENSKYSKTHEWAYLEGDVATVGISEHAQQEIGDIVFVDLPKVGQQVTAGQNCCVIESVKSASEIYAPMSGEIVQVNEALNTDPALVNRSAHTDGWLFKIKVSAPAEYDALLDLKSYQETL
- the gcvPA gene encoding aminomethyl-transferring glycine dehydrogenase subunit GcvPA, whose translation is MFTSNTPENEKEMLKKIGVSSIKELFKSIPENLLYPSFSMPSALTEDALHKHLHALAGKNKSYLNFIGAGCEEHFIPAAVNALSSRGEFLTAYTPYQAEASQGTLQTIYEFQSSICALFNMDVCSASHYDGATALAEACLASVRVNNRKKILFSAGLHPHYKEVLHTYLKNVPETVLQEVPLKDGLTDIQSLQTALGEDTACVVIAGPNFLGQLEPMQSLSDMTHQAGALFVAVVNPLSLGVLQTPGEYGADFAVAEGQSLGNAMHFGGPGLGIFTCKQAYVRQVPGRIVGIAKDKDGKRSFVLTLQAREQHIRRERAASNICSNEALCALNAVIYLTLVGPEGLKEVSSLNLSHAHELKEMLVKGGHKIKFTGHFYNEFVVELNTSAQEVIEKLEKQGIAAGYDLGQICDSLKNCLLVCVTETKTAEDLQKFAEALRGF